One genomic segment of Armatimonadota bacterium includes these proteins:
- a CDS encoding menaquinone biosynthesis protein → MKLGCLPYLNVRPLVHSLENGELPDGWELAYAPPSQLAKMLAAGEIAAAPVSIFATFLYTDFSICPGICIAADGPVISVLLISKKEPKDIETVALDTSSLSGANMLKILLKESYGMEPAFIRMPPDPVSHMLDVCDAAMVIGDPAMLYPKDGLFVMDLAAEWKKLTGLPAVFAVWAGKGITPELVDILHDAKAKGMAKVHQIALEESKRLELPFEVCDEYLSKIIHYDMGEKEVESIRTFHKKAVEHGLVRA, encoded by the coding sequence ATGAAACTGGGATGTTTGCCATATCTTAATGTAAGGCCGTTGGTGCATTCGCTGGAAAACGGCGAGCTGCCCGACGGTTGGGAACTGGCATACGCCCCACCCTCGCAGCTCGCTAAAATGCTGGCAGCAGGAGAAATCGCTGCAGCGCCGGTGTCTATCTTTGCCACGTTTCTTTATACAGACTTTAGCATATGCCCCGGTATATGCATCGCTGCTGATGGGCCAGTGATAAGCGTGCTGCTCATCTCAAAGAAAGAGCCGAAAGACATAGAAACAGTTGCGCTGGACACGAGCAGCCTGTCCGGGGCGAATATGCTTAAAATTTTACTAAAGGAGAGCTATGGCATGGAGCCTGCATTCATACGGATGCCGCCGGACCCGGTGTCGCATATGCTGGATGTATGCGACGCAGCGATGGTTATCGGGGACCCGGCTATGCTCTACCCGAAGGACGGGCTGTTTGTAATGGACCTGGCGGCTGAATGGAAGAAACTGACCGGACTGCCTGCAGTATTTGCAGTCTGGGCGGGCAAGGGAATAACACCTGAGCTTGTAGACATATTGCACGATGCCAAGGCAAAGGGGATGGCGAAGGTCCATCAGATAGCGCTCGAAGAGTCCAAAAGGCTGGAACTGCCTTTTGAAGTGTGTGATGAGTATCTATCGAAGATCATACACTACGATATGGGCGAGAAAGAGGTCGAGAGTATCAGGACATTTCACAAAAAGGCTGTAGAGCACGGGTTGGTGAGAGCATGA
- the mqnE gene encoding aminofutalosine synthase MqnE yields MIDEIIGGSDVADVLQKALDGKRLDVDDGVRLFGSNDVHAIGAAANEIRRRINGDRTYYIVNRHINYTDICKNRCKFCAYSRSEGDDGAYAMSVSEVLERAQEYYEQIRFTELHIVGGLHPSLPFSYYTDMLGTLKSHFPEVHIQAFTAVEIAHMAEISELSVRDVLIALKEAGLGSIPGGGAEIFSPRVRGIVCPEKMPAEKWLSVMRQAHSLGIKSNSTMLYGHVETDRERVEHMLTLRDLQDETGGFMTFIPLRYHTANTRLGEVAKPMSAQDHLKLYAVSRLMIDNIAHIKVFWIMLGLKLAQVALSYGSDDIDGTVIEEKITHRAGATTPQAMTVAKLKAMIEETGTTPVERDTVYNEVVRDETGMFAIS; encoded by the coding sequence ATGATTGATGAAATTATCGGCGGCAGCGATGTCGCGGACGTGCTGCAAAAAGCACTTGATGGTAAAAGGCTGGATGTGGATGACGGCGTGCGGCTCTTTGGCTCGAACGACGTGCATGCCATAGGCGCCGCTGCAAATGAGATCAGGCGGCGGATAAATGGTGACCGGACTTATTACATTGTAAACCGCCACATAAACTACACTGATATCTGCAAGAACAGGTGCAAGTTTTGCGCATACTCGCGCAGTGAGGGCGATGACGGCGCGTATGCGATGAGCGTATCGGAAGTGCTCGAACGCGCCCAGGAATATTACGAGCAGATCAGGTTTACCGAACTGCATATAGTCGGTGGGCTGCACCCCAGTCTGCCGTTTTCATACTATACAGATATGCTGGGCACCCTCAAATCGCACTTCCCGGAGGTTCACATCCAAGCTTTTACAGCTGTGGAAATTGCGCATATGGCCGAGATTTCGGAGTTGAGTGTGCGTGACGTTCTCATTGCACTAAAGGAGGCAGGGTTGGGATCGATCCCCGGAGGAGGAGCTGAGATCTTCAGCCCCAGGGTGCGGGGGATCGTCTGCCCGGAGAAGATGCCCGCTGAAAAATGGCTGTCTGTTATGCGGCAGGCGCACAGCCTCGGGATCAAGAGCAACTCGACTATGCTCTACGGGCATGTGGAGACGGACCGCGAAAGGGTCGAGCATATGCTCACTCTTCGTGATCTGCAGGATGAGACGGGCGGGTTTATGACATTCATCCCGCTCAGGTATCACACTGCCAACACGCGGCTGGGAGAGGTAGCAAAACCGATGAGCGCACAGGACCACCTCAAGCTCTATGCGGTCTCGCGGCTTATGATAGACAATATAGCGCATATTAAAGTCTTCTGGATAATGCTCGGGCTCAAATTGGCGCAGGTTGCTCTGAGCTATGGGTCGGACGATATAGACGGCACTGTGATCGAAGAGAAGATAACACACCGCGCGGGAGCGACTACTCCGCAGGCCATGACTGTGGCAAAACTTAAAGCAATGATCGAGGAGACAGGAACGACGCCTGTAGAGCGGGACACGGTATATAACGAGGTAGTAAGGGATGAAACTGGGATGTTTGCCATATCTTAA
- the ldhH gene encoding L-lactate dehydrogenase (quinone) large subunit LdhH encodes MGESRAHKRQVKKALKDSQLQTALMRAATTYDKARVEVMKDFDAAGSRDEVRALKERCVGNMDTLFARFKESAEGISAVVHEATDGAEAVRIVLELARERGVKKIVKSKSMLTEEIELNPRLEEAGIDVTETDLGEWIIQLAKEKPSHFTQPAVHKTREQIAELFSKVTGEHQEADVRKLVDVARVQLRKAFIEADMGITGANIAIAETGGIVLVTNEGNGRLVSTLPPIHIAIVGYEKLVETMDDANAILKTLSKNGTAQKQTAYVSFITGPSRTTDIEKTLALGVHGPRELHIIFVDNGRKAMAADNACKEALYCIKCGACLNMCPAYNSIGGHAYGNAYMGGIGSILTAFHRDMDATLDTIGLCTGCGYCTSICPSKIDTPSMVLELRKRLVEKNCLNATSQIPMNMLKNPEKFRNALALARSLQGPFVDGDGMLKDFPIGLAMGTSRKMPGLAKQFLREILPEESSKSGKMSVGLYAGCMLDFIYPEIGQAIWNVLGKSNVRALFPYAQSCCGAPAFYIGDRESAKELAMSNIAAMETGSPEYIVTGCPTCAVMLKEKYPALLAGTEWEERAKALSDKVYDFSAFAVDILGIKIEKKLDGKFTYHDPCHQVRGLGTSDCSRELIKCAGMEIVEMEKPDQCCGFAGSYAVKQSGISSAILDRKIKCIEETGAKTLVTDCPGCIMQIRGGLATRGSSVRVCHSAQIIEGIID; translated from the coding sequence TTGGGAGAATCAAGGGCTCACAAAAGACAAGTCAAGAAGGCTCTGAAGGATTCGCAGCTTCAGACTGCGCTAATGCGCGCGGCTACGACATACGACAAGGCGCGCGTCGAGGTGATGAAAGATTTCGATGCCGCCGGGTCGCGAGATGAGGTCCGGGCGCTCAAAGAGCGGTGCGTCGGCAATATGGACACGCTCTTCGCCAGGTTCAAAGAGAGCGCAGAAGGTATATCGGCTGTTGTTCATGAGGCGACTGATGGCGCGGAGGCCGTACGGATCGTGCTGGAACTGGCGCGGGAGCGTGGGGTCAAAAAGATCGTCAAGTCCAAGTCGATGCTCACCGAAGAAATCGAGCTTAACCCAAGGCTCGAAGAGGCCGGGATTGATGTCACCGAAACAGACCTGGGCGAGTGGATCATCCAGCTCGCTAAAGAGAAGCCATCGCACTTCACCCAGCCCGCGGTCCACAAGACCAGAGAACAGATTGCGGAGCTTTTCTCGAAGGTGACGGGTGAGCATCAGGAAGCTGATGTGCGCAAGCTCGTAGATGTGGCGAGAGTGCAGCTTCGCAAGGCCTTTATTGAAGCTGATATGGGTATTACCGGCGCAAATATCGCCATTGCCGAGACCGGCGGGATAGTGCTGGTCACAAATGAAGGAAACGGTCGGCTGGTCTCCACGCTGCCGCCGATACACATCGCGATTGTCGGCTACGAGAAGCTCGTAGAGACGATGGATGATGCCAACGCCATCCTCAAGACCCTCTCAAAAAACGGCACGGCGCAGAAGCAGACGGCTTATGTATCGTTCATAACCGGACCCAGCCGCACCACTGACATTGAAAAAACTCTCGCCCTTGGCGTCCACGGCCCGAGGGAGCTTCATATAATATTTGTGGACAATGGTCGAAAGGCTATGGCTGCCGATAATGCCTGCAAAGAGGCGCTCTATTGTATCAAGTGCGGCGCGTGCCTGAATATGTGCCCTGCGTATAATTCTATCGGCGGGCACGCTTATGGCAACGCTTACATGGGTGGGATCGGATCGATACTCACTGCATTTCACCGTGATATGGATGCGACCCTGGACACTATAGGCCTTTGCACCGGGTGCGGTTACTGTACGAGTATATGCCCGTCGAAGATCGACACCCCATCTATGGTATTAGAATTGAGAAAGCGGCTGGTCGAAAAAAATTGCCTGAATGCCACTAGTCAGATCCCGATGAATATGCTCAAGAACCCTGAGAAGTTCAGGAATGCCTTGGCATTGGCGCGCAGTCTACAAGGGCCATTTGTGGACGGCGATGGGATGCTCAAGGATTTCCCAATCGGCCTTGCGATGGGAACTTCGAGAAAGATGCCCGGGCTTGCGAAACAGTTTTTGAGAGAGATATTGCCGGAAGAATCGTCCAAGTCGGGGAAGATGAGCGTCGGGTTATATGCCGGGTGCATGCTCGACTTTATCTACCCTGAGATTGGTCAAGCCATCTGGAATGTGCTGGGTAAGAGCAATGTGCGGGCTTTGTTCCCATACGCCCAAAGCTGCTGCGGAGCACCGGCGTTTTATATAGGCGACCGGGAGAGTGCGAAGGAGCTTGCCATGAGCAATATTGCGGCGATGGAAACCGGGTCGCCTGAATATATCGTGACAGGCTGCCCGACGTGCGCGGTTATGCTCAAGGAAAAGTATCCGGCTCTGCTGGCGGGGACAGAATGGGAAGAGCGTGCGAAAGCTTTATCGGATAAGGTATATGATTTTTCGGCTTTCGCGGTCGATATACTTGGAATCAAGATTGAAAAGAAGCTCGACGGCAAATTTACATATCACGACCCGTGTCACCAAGTGAGAGGCTTGGGCACATCCGATTGCTCAAGAGAGTTGATAAAGTGCGCGGGTATGGAGATTGTCGAGATGGAGAAGCCTGACCAGTGCTGCGGGTTTGCGGGCAGCTATGCGGTCAAGCAATCGGGAATATCATCAGCGATACTGGATCGAAAAATTAAATGTATAGAGGAGACCGGCGCAAAGACTCTTGTCACGGACTGCCCGGGATGCATTATGCAGATCAGAGGCGGACTTGCCACGCGCGGAAGCTCAGTGCGGGTGTGTCACAGTGCGCAGATAATCGAGGGGATAATCGACTAG
- a CDS encoding MTAP family purine nucleoside phosphorylase: MPKNRLSKNSAIIAGSKGYKLVKLLGESRIIDPIKTPFGDSAPIHEVTRDDARVFVMSRHGESGYQISAPFVNYRANIWALKELGVEQIIAWSGPGAIDPSIPIGDLLVPGDIIDETRGRAYTFFEGLGIGFIRQNPVFCPRLSASLTQVIKARQGHCRTRDVYVCTQGPRLETRAEIKKFSSYGTTLVGMTLVPEAFLAKELEICYCPVCYITNYAEGVVERSYEPGKLFEGLLSDQEKARVDAAVDALPGIVIEALTSAQDTPECRCGQAMERYRRQGIISSNWHKWI; encoded by the coding sequence GTGCCAAAAAACAGACTTAGCAAAAACTCTGCAATAATAGCAGGTAGCAAGGGCTATAAACTGGTAAAATTGCTGGGTGAGAGCCGGATTATCGATCCGATCAAGACACCATTCGGTGACTCCGCGCCAATACACGAAGTAACCAGGGACGACGCGCGAGTGTTCGTTATGTCGCGACATGGCGAGTCCGGCTATCAGATCTCAGCTCCCTTCGTAAACTACAGAGCCAATATATGGGCGCTCAAAGAACTCGGCGTAGAACAGATAATTGCGTGGTCCGGCCCCGGCGCAATTGATCCGTCAATACCCATCGGAGATTTATTGGTCCCCGGTGATATTATCGATGAAACCAGGGGACGAGCCTATACATTTTTTGAAGGGCTCGGCATCGGATTCATAAGGCAAAACCCTGTGTTCTGTCCACGGTTGTCTGCAAGCCTTACGCAGGTCATTAAAGCGCGCCAGGGGCACTGCCGCACACGAGACGTATATGTCTGCACGCAGGGGCCAAGACTCGAAACACGCGCCGAGATCAAAAAATTCTCATCATACGGCACAACCCTGGTCGGAATGACACTTGTGCCGGAAGCGTTCCTGGCCAAAGAACTCGAAATTTGTTACTGCCCGGTCTGTTACATTACAAACTACGCTGAAGGGGTTGTCGAGCGTTCCTATGAACCCGGCAAGCTCTTCGAAGGACTGCTCTCCGACCAGGAGAAAGCGAGAGTAGATGCGGCTGTCGATGCGCTGCCGGGTATAGTAATCGAGGCGCTGACATCCGCGCAAGATACACCTGAATGCCGGTGCGGACAAGCCATGGAGCGCTACAGGCGCCAGGGTATTATCAGCTCAAACTGGCACAAATGGATTTAG
- the mqnC gene encoding cyclic dehypoxanthinyl futalosine synthase — MMNMHEGLQLFYMPLPELLGEAGRACDKMHPGGIRTYAIDRNINYTNICVSGCKFCAFYKKPGDPEGYVLTDDQIFEKIHEAVELGATQILMQGGLHPDLKIDYFESLFKNIKDRFDVQLHSLSAPEIVHIANISGLSIEKTLGKLHDAGLDSLPGGGAEMLVDEVRTDVSPRKCSSDQWLEVMRAAAKIGMRATATMVFGMGETLADRVYHMDKIRALQEETGVFTAFIPWPFQPGNSELDMPAVGAHDYLRTLAVARLYLDNVENVQASWVTQGSEIAQMAMSSGANDIGSTMIEENVVAAAGCRHRMNEAEIIELIHLAGYDAAQRTTGYELLRVYPVGSVGI, encoded by the coding sequence ATGATGAATATGCATGAAGGTCTGCAGCTATTTTATATGCCTCTGCCTGAACTGCTCGGAGAAGCCGGGCGCGCATGCGATAAAATGCACCCTGGCGGCATAAGGACATATGCAATCGACCGAAACATCAACTACACAAATATATGCGTCTCAGGCTGCAAGTTCTGCGCGTTCTACAAAAAGCCGGGGGACCCCGAAGGGTATGTGCTGACGGACGATCAGATATTTGAGAAGATACACGAAGCAGTCGAGCTGGGAGCGACTCAAATTCTGATGCAGGGCGGTCTACACCCCGACCTTAAAATAGACTACTTTGAATCGCTGTTTAAGAATATCAAGGATCGGTTTGATGTGCAGCTTCACAGTCTTTCTGCGCCTGAAATCGTGCACATAGCCAATATCTCAGGATTGAGTATTGAGAAGACACTGGGAAAGCTGCATGACGCCGGTCTCGACTCGCTGCCGGGCGGCGGGGCTGAGATGCTGGTGGACGAAGTGAGGACAGACGTCAGCCCAAGAAAGTGTTCGTCCGACCAATGGCTGGAAGTGATGCGGGCTGCAGCAAAGATAGGTATGCGCGCGACTGCGACTATGGTGTTCGGCATGGGCGAAACCCTGGCGGACAGGGTCTATCATATGGACAAGATCAGAGCTTTACAGGAAGAGACGGGAGTCTTTACTGCATTTATCCCATGGCCGTTTCAGCCGGGTAACTCGGAACTGGATATGCCTGCTGTAGGCGCTCACGATTATCTGAGGACTCTGGCCGTTGCTCGGCTGTATCTGGATAATGTGGAGAATGTGCAGGCGTCATGGGTCACGCAGGGCAGTGAGATTGCTCAGATGGCGATGAGTTCCGGTGCGAACGACATCGGCAGCACGATGATAGAGGAAAATGTTGTGGCGGCGGCAGGGTGCCGTCATAGAATGAATGAAGCTGAGATCATTGAACTGATCCATCTGGCGGGGTATGATGCGGCGCAGAGGACAACCGGGTATGAGTTGCTGAGAGTTTATCCGGTAGGTAGTGTTGGGATATGA
- the surE gene encoding 5'/3'-nucleotidase SurE, giving the protein MNVLITNDDGIHAEGLFALKTAFDKIAKVHIVAPDRPRSACGHSITLHKPLRADKVKLRDGSTAFASNGTPSDCVSLGLLGVIEEKVDLVISGINRGPNLGWDLTYSGTVSAAMEGAISGVPSLAISVATYQSDVNYSTAARLSVQIAKILQEHKLPESTLLNINVPPVDSDIKGIRITKAGKRRYMGSLEKRSDPTGRDYYWLGGDQPVDSLDEGTDVKAIADDYISITPIHLDLTDYAALESIRSWGLEEIDVGKI; this is encoded by the coding sequence ATGAATGTGCTTATTACAAATGATGATGGGATACATGCCGAAGGGCTTTTTGCCCTAAAGACGGCTTTTGATAAGATAGCAAAAGTGCATATCGTAGCGCCGGACAGGCCAAGGAGCGCATGCGGCCACTCCATAACGCTTCACAAACCACTGCGGGCTGATAAGGTAAAACTCCGCGATGGAAGCACGGCATTTGCCAGCAATGGAACGCCATCAGACTGCGTGAGCCTCGGGCTGCTGGGAGTGATAGAAGAGAAAGTCGACCTTGTTATCTCAGGGATCAATCGAGGTCCGAACCTGGGCTGGGACCTGACATACTCCGGGACAGTCTCGGCTGCCATGGAAGGTGCCATTTCCGGTGTGCCGTCCCTTGCCATATCCGTCGCTACATATCAGTCCGATGTAAACTACTCGACTGCCGCGCGATTATCAGTCCAGATCGCAAAAATTCTGCAAGAACATAAGCTGCCGGAGAGCACACTGCTCAATATCAACGTTCCACCCGTGGACTCGGACATCAAAGGGATCAGGATCACAAAAGCAGGCAAACGCAGATATATGGGAAGCCTGGAAAAGAGGTCCGATCCCACCGGTAGAGACTACTACTGGCTCGGCGGCGACCAGCCTGTCGACAGCCTGGATGAGGGCACCGACGTGAAGGCAATTGCCGACGACTACATCTCCATTACACCTATCCATCTCGACCTTACGGACTACGCCGCACTTGAATCTATCCGTTCATGGGGCTTGGAAGAGATCGATGTCGGTAAAATTTAA
- a CDS encoding menaquinone biosynthesis decarboxylase: MAYTDLRDYIKHLEKCGELIRIKYKVSPKLEITEIADRTVKSGGPALLFENVDGPDLPVLINHYGSMRRMAMALGVENLDDIGAEIVNLMQTEAPGGLIEKMLLLPKLAKLASAFPKTVNKAPCQEVVRTGEDASLAFMPILTCWPGDGGPFITLPMVFTKDPETGKRNVGMYRMHVYDDKTTGMHWHIHKVGARHFAEYEKRGERMPVAVALGGDPAITYAATAPVPEDFDEMIFAGFLRKTPVEMVQCKTIDMQVPANSEIVLEGYVEPDERRIEGPFGDHTGYYSPAEEYPVFHLTCVTHRKDPIYPATIVGKPPMEDCFIGKATERIFLPLIKTQIPEIVDMNLPVEGIFHNIALVSIRKRYPMQARKVVNALWGLGQMALTKIVIVFDENIDVQDMSEVIWRLGSNIDPQRDVFFTEGPVDVLDHAAPQALFGSKMGIDATKKLEGEKHCRPWPDDIVMSREVTKKINSIWGELGIG; this comes from the coding sequence ATGGCTTATACCGACCTGAGAGATTATATAAAGCATCTGGAAAAGTGCGGCGAACTCATACGGATAAAGTATAAAGTAAGCCCGAAGCTTGAGATCACTGAGATTGCGGACAGGACAGTGAAGTCGGGCGGTCCGGCGCTGCTTTTTGAGAATGTCGATGGCCCCGACCTGCCGGTGCTCATCAATCATTATGGCAGCATGCGCAGGATGGCTATGGCTCTGGGTGTCGAGAATCTGGATGATATTGGTGCTGAGATTGTAAATTTGATGCAGACTGAAGCGCCTGGTGGGCTTATTGAGAAGATGCTGCTGCTGCCCAAACTCGCCAAGCTGGCATCGGCTTTCCCAAAAACAGTGAACAAAGCGCCGTGCCAGGAAGTGGTGCGCACGGGTGAAGACGCAAGCCTTGCGTTTATGCCGATCCTCACGTGCTGGCCGGGGGACGGCGGGCCGTTTATTACTCTGCCAATGGTATTTACAAAGGACCCGGAAACCGGTAAGCGCAATGTCGGGATGTATCGTATGCACGTATACGATGACAAGACGACGGGCATGCACTGGCACATTCATAAGGTAGGGGCGAGGCATTTTGCAGAATATGAGAAGCGGGGTGAGCGGATGCCGGTGGCTGTCGCGCTTGGAGGCGACCCGGCGATCACATATGCCGCCACCGCACCCGTGCCTGAGGATTTTGATGAGATGATCTTTGCCGGTTTTCTGCGTAAGACGCCGGTGGAGATGGTGCAGTGCAAAACAATCGATATGCAGGTCCCGGCGAACTCGGAGATTGTGCTCGAAGGTTATGTGGAGCCGGACGAGCGAAGGATTGAGGGGCCATTTGGGGATCACACCGGATATTACTCACCCGCTGAGGAATATCCGGTATTTCACCTGACATGCGTCACTCACCGAAAGGACCCCATATATCCGGCGACGATTGTGGGCAAGCCGCCCATGGAGGACTGCTTTATCGGCAAGGCGACCGAAAGGATTTTTCTGCCGCTGATAAAGACGCAGATACCCGAGATTGTGGATATGAACCTGCCGGTGGAGGGGATATTCCACAACATAGCGCTGGTATCTATCAGGAAGCGATATCCCATGCAGGCGAGGAAAGTGGTAAATGCCTTGTGGGGGCTTGGGCAGATGGCACTGACTAAGATTGTTATAGTTTTTGATGAAAATATAGACGTGCAGGATATGAGTGAGGTCATATGGAGGCTCGGGAGCAATATAGACCCACAGAGGGATGTATTCTTTACTGAGGGTCCGGTGGATGTGCTCGACCATGCTGCACCGCAGGCTCTGTTCGGCTCCAAGATGGGTATAGACGCCACTAAAAAGCTGGAGGGCGAGAAGCACTGCAGGCCGTGGCCGGACGATATCGTGATGAGCCGCGAGGTCACTAAGAAGATAAATAGTATATGGGGAGAGTTGGGGATTGGATAG
- a CDS encoding PEP-CTERM sorting domain-containing protein (PEP-CTERM proteins occur, often in large numbers, in the proteomes of bacteria that also encode an exosortase, a predicted intramembrane cysteine proteinase. The presence of a PEP-CTERM domain at a protein's C-terminus predicts cleavage within the sorting domain, followed by covalent anchoring to some some component of the (usually Gram-negative) cell surface. Many PEP-CTERM proteins exhibit an unusual sequence composition that includes large numbers of potential glycosylation sites. Expression of one such protein has been shown restore the ability of a bacterium to form floc, a type of biofilm.): MRVAVPITIVTLMVTCIAPAFADIESNLPTVEPVVAEQVLQEPLELASSQSFEIASEPIESAPVAYTVQAYETQPAQATPLASAESFRPEAPATCVVYRTQSSSPEFGFKPSCSGVVGAIPPPDVPEPSSILALMTGIGGIVLRPWKRRK, encoded by the coding sequence ATGCGCGTTGCAGTCCCGATAACAATAGTTACTTTGATGGTTACCTGCATTGCTCCTGCTTTTGCTGACATTGAAAGCAATTTGCCGACTGTAGAGCCGGTTGTTGCCGAGCAAGTCCTGCAAGAGCCTCTTGAGCTGGCGAGCAGTCAATCGTTTGAGATTGCATCTGAGCCTATAGAGTCTGCACCGGTAGCTTATACGGTTCAGGCTTATGAGACTCAGCCTGCGCAGGCCACACCGCTGGCATCCGCGGAAAGCTTTCGGCCCGAGGCGCCTGCTACATGTGTTGTTTACAGGACACAGAGCAGTTCACCGGAATTCGGGTTCAAGCCAAGCTGCAGTGGTGTTGTAGGTGCGATTCCTCCGCCGGATGTTCCAGAGCCGAGTTCTATACTCGCTCTGATGACAGGCATTGGTGGGATCGTCCTTCGACCCTGGAAGCGCAGAAAATAA
- a CDS encoding UbiX family flavin prenyltransferase: protein MDRAKRIMVAVSGASGAVYARRLLEVLPSLYDTIYLTASDNALGIIKDELYVDGLTEIIPQANVHKFSILSCADLSSPTASGSHDYDGLIVIPCSMGVVGRIASGVSNDLVTRAADVCLKERRKLVLVVRETPLSLIHLRNMTALTEAGAIILPAAPAFYNKPQSVDDLVDFIVDRILRTIGADMHLIDGWGESK from the coding sequence TTGGATAGAGCTAAGCGCATTATGGTAGCTGTCTCGGGCGCAAGCGGGGCTGTTTATGCCCGGCGGCTGCTTGAAGTTCTGCCCTCGCTTTACGACACTATATACCTCACGGCCTCCGACAACGCTCTGGGTATTATAAAAGACGAACTGTATGTAGATGGCCTCACTGAAATAATCCCGCAGGCAAATGTGCATAAGTTTTCGATATTAAGTTGCGCAGACTTATCCTCGCCTACTGCAAGCGGATCACATGACTATGACGGGCTCATCGTGATTCCGTGCTCCATGGGTGTGGTCGGGAGGATTGCGTCGGGTGTCTCCAATGACCTGGTGACACGCGCGGCGGATGTCTGCCTGAAGGAAAGAAGAAAGCTGGTATTGGTTGTGAGGGAGACCCCACTTAGTCTCATTCATCTGAGAAATATGACCGCTCTGACAGAGGCCGGGGCAATAATACTGCCCGCAGCTCCTGCGTTTTACAATAAGCCGCAGAGTGTGGACGATCTTGTGGATTTTATTGTCGATCGGATTTTGAGGACCATCGGGGCGGACATGCACCTGATTGACGGATGGGGCGAGAGTAAGTGA
- a CDS encoding UbiA-like polyprenyltransferase: MKSVIALPFRKLAVILDMIKFEHTIFALPFALSSALIAARGIPEWRTLGWILVAMVGARNAAMTFNRIADAKIDAANPRTATRAIPSGLVSIGSAWVFTIVSAALLVFAAYMLNPLAFALSPLAIVAVIIYSFTKRFTSLSHLWLGLCLGIAPVGAWIAVTGRLEFAPMVLSAGVIAWTAGFDIIYSLQDIEFDKKMGLFSLPSRLGAGRALFVSRLLHTAMVIMLVWFGMLTGRGWVYFAGAGLVALFLIYEQSMVSPKDISRVNAAFFTMNGCVSMALLAFVMVDVLT, translated from the coding sequence GTGAAATCAGTAATTGCACTGCCGTTCCGTAAGCTTGCGGTCATACTAGACATGATCAAGTTCGAGCATACTATTTTTGCCCTGCCATTTGCGTTGTCGTCAGCACTTATTGCAGCTCGTGGAATCCCTGAGTGGCGCACGCTGGGTTGGATACTGGTCGCAATGGTTGGGGCGAGAAACGCGGCTATGACGTTTAACCGCATTGCCGACGCAAAGATAGACGCCGCTAACCCCAGGACTGCAACCCGCGCTATACCAAGCGGCCTGGTGTCTATCGGGTCGGCATGGGTGTTTACTATTGTATCTGCGGCTCTGCTTGTGTTTGCAGCTTACATGCTCAACCCACTTGCATTTGCTCTATCGCCTCTGGCTATTGTAGCTGTGATTATATACTCTTTCACAAAGCGGTTCACCAGCCTCTCACACTTGTGGCTGGGGCTGTGTTTGGGGATAGCGCCTGTGGGTGCTTGGATCGCAGTAACAGGAAGGTTGGAGTTTGCGCCTATGGTGCTCAGCGCGGGTGTGATTGCGTGGACAGCCGGGTTCGACATCATCTACTCACTGCAGGATATCGAGTTCGACAAAAAGATGGGGCTCTTCTCGCTGCCATCTCGACTTGGCGCGGGTAGAGCGCTGTTTGTGTCGAGGCTGCTGCATACTGCGATGGTCATAATGCTGGTATGGTTCGGTATGCTGACCGGCAGAGGATGGGTCTATTTTGCGGGCGCAGGGTTGGTCGCGCTCTTTTTGATATATGAGCAGAGTATGGTATCGCCGAAGGATATCAGCCGGGTCAACGCAGCGTTCTTTACTATGAACGGCTGCGTGAGCATGGCTCTGCTCGCGTTTGTAATGGTGGATGTGCTTACGTGA